A window of Tursiops truncatus isolate mTurTru1 chromosome 8, mTurTru1.mat.Y, whole genome shotgun sequence contains these coding sequences:
- the TBC1D10C gene encoding carabin isoform X5: MCVSRTAVTLIRNWLRPLGTHSGWRPSAGTCTASSLCMRCLCHPRVTGSRGSSRYSRPTPYIGRNRATARPRALWLPCCSCICPQSPSTESRLLAPESPQMVSRPSPAPLSPALWSPPWSPLRWALKACARPQEAFWCLVQICEVYLPGYYGPHMEGVRLDAEVFTALLRRLLPRVHKHLQQVGVGPLLYLPEWFLCLFARSLPFPTVLRVWDAFLSEGVKVLFRVGLTLVRLALGTTEQRLACPGLLETLGALRAIPPTQLQEEVFMPQVHSVALSEQDLQREIKAQLAQLPASASGPPPRPQARLPGAQAIFEAQQLAGTRGATRPEVPRIVVQPPEEPRPPRRKPQTRGKTFHGLLTRSRAPRIESPARSHRGSTSSLDTRF; encoded by the exons ATGTGTGTCAGCAGAACAGCCGTGACACTTATCAG GAACTGGCTGAGGCCCCTGGGGACCCACAGTGGATGGAGACCATCGGCAGGGACCTGCACCGCCAGTTCCCTCTGCATGAGATGTTTGTGTCACCCCAGGGTCACGG GCAGCAGGGGCTCCTCCAGGTACTCAAGGCCTACACCCTATATCGGCCGGAACAGGGCTactgccaggcccagggccctgTGGCTGCCGTGCTGCTCATGTATCTGCCCCCAGAG CCCCAGCACTGAGTCCAGGCTCCTGGCTCCAGAGTCACCCCAGATGGTGTCCAGACCCTCCCCTGCACCCCTTTCCCCCGCCCTGTGGTCCCCTCCGTGGTCCCCTCTGCGGTGGGCACTCAAGGCCTGTGCCCGCCCCCAGGAGGCCTTCTGGTGCCTGGTACAGATCTGCGAGGTTTACCTCCCTGGCTACTACGGGCCCCATATG GAGGGTGTACGGTTGGACGCCGAGGTGTTCACGGCCCTGCTGCGGCGGCTGCTCCCGCGTGTGCACAAGCACCTGCAGCAGGTGGGCGTCGGGCCCCTGCTCTACCTGCCCGAGTGGTTCCTGTGCCTCTTCGCCCGCTCCTTGCCCTTCCCCACGGTGCTGCGTGTCTGGGACGCTTTCCTTAGTGAGG GTGTGAAGGTGCTGTTCCGCGTGGGTCTGACACTGGTACGCCTGGCACTGGGCACCACTGAACAGCGCCTGGCCTGCCCGGGGCTCCTGGAGACACTCGGCGCCCTTCGAGCCATCCCGCCCACCCAGCTGCAGGAGGAGGTCTTCATGCCCCAG GTGCACAGCGTGGCCCTGTCCGAACAGGACTTGCAGCGGGAGATCAAGGCCCAGCTGGCCCAGCTGCCCGCGTCGGCATCTGGGCCACCCCCGAGGCCGCAGGCCCGCCTGCCTGGGGCCCAAGCCATCTTTGAGGCCCAGCAGCTGGCAGGAACCCGGGGAGCCACCAGGCCCGAGGTGCCCCGCATCGTGGTTCAGCCCCCGGAGGAGCCCAGGCCGCCGCGGCGCAAGCCCCAGACCCGAGGCAAGACTTTCCATGGGCTGCTGACTCGGTCCAGGGCCCCCCGTATCGAGAGCCCCGCCAGGTCCCATCGAGGCTCCACCTCCTCCCTGGACACCCGATTCTGA
- the CARNS1 gene encoding carnosine synthase 1 isoform X2 — MLSLDPLGPECDSPLDSKDLEEEEGPWGGGSGLPPPGCFHGSWRHDVALDCKGSPEGAEARAWTVYYYSLLQSCLQQAGLPETQDRSQVPRTGCPGAEVTLCILGSPSTFLSLLLEGGVQSPGNMLLCLSPAWLTKVPAPGQPGEAALLVSKAVSFHPGGLTFLDDFVPPRRATYFLAGLGLGPSRGREAAELARDLTCPTGASAELARLLEDRLLTRRLLARQGDVAVPATLAFTYKPPALLRGGDASPGLRLVELNGKEGQETLVKEEVGAFLHSEALGDALQVAMKLSGWRWRGRQAMRLYPRAELGPVVDTVLALLEKLEEEESVLVEAVCPPARLPFPGSPLPGPELALRICAVVCRTQGDKPLLSKVVCSVGRGDRPLRHQSSLPRTLEAALAQCGLGEASQVAVVRQRVKAAAEAALAAVLTLEASLSAEQRGGRQVRTDFLGVDFALTVAGRALTPVALELNGGLCLEACGALEGLWAAPRPGLAAEEAAAAPLVETMLRRSARCLMEGKQLLLLGAGGVSKKFVWEAARDYGLKLHLVDSDPNHFASQLVQTFIHFNITEHQRDEENARVLAELVRARGLQLDGCFSYWDDCLVLTALLCQELGLPCNPPAAMHVAKQKSRTQLHLLCHHGPPWPAPSLYAVPCCPLESEADVDRAVRQVPLPGVMKLEFGAGAVGVRLVEDASQCHEHFSRIARDLQVEADYPGIGLGWGNAMLLMEFIEGTEHDVDLVLFGGRLLAAFVSDNGPTRLPGFTETAACMPTGLAPEQEAQLVQAAFRCCLGCGLLDGVFNVELKLTRAGPRLIEINPRMGGFYLRDWILELYGVDLLLAAAMVACGLRPALPAHPRARGHLVGVMCLVSQHLQALSSTASRETLQALHDQGLLRLNLLEETLVPGEYEEPYCSVACAGPSPAEARLRLLGLCQGLGIDGPHYPVAYFLSHFK, encoded by the exons ATG CTGTCCCTGGATCCGCTGGGTCCCGAGTGTGACTCCCCCCTGGACTCCAAGGACCTGGAAGAAGAGGAGGGCCCATGGGGTGGGGGCTCTGGCCTGCCACCCCCAGGCTGCTTCCATGGTTCCTGGCGCCATGACGTGGCCCTGGACTGCAAGGGCTCCCCCGAGGGGGCGGAGGCCCGGGCCTGGACTGTCTACTACTACAGTCTCCTGCAGAGCTGTCTGCAGCAAGCTGGCCTTCCGGAGACCCAAGACCGCAGCCAGGTGCCCCGCACAG GCTGTCCTGGGGCGGAGGTGACCTTGTGCATTCTGGGATCGCCCAGCACCTTTCTGTCTCTGCTGCTGGAGGGTGGGGTCCAGAGCCCGG gAAACATGCTCCTTTGCCTGTCCCCTGCCTGGCTGACAAAGGTGCCAGCACCAGGGCAGCCAGGCGAGGCAGCCCTGCTGGTCTCCAAGGCTGTGAGCTTCCACCCGGGGGGCCTGACATTCCTGGATGATTTTGTCCCCCCTCGCCGCGCCACCTACTTCCtggcaggcctggggctggggcctaGCCGGGGTCGAGAGGCAGCTGAGCTCGCTCGCGACCTGACCTGCCCCACAGGAGCCTCAGCCGAGCTGGCCCGGCTGCTGGAGGACCGGCTGCTGACGAGGCGATTGCTAGCTCGGCAGGGTGACGTGGCTGTACCAGCTACCCTGGCTTTCACCTACAAGCCGCCGGCACTGCTGAGGGGAGGGGATGCCAGCCCGGGACTACGGCTGGTGGAGCTGAATGGCAAAGAGGGCCAAGAGACACTGGTGAAGGAGGAAGTAGGGGCTTTTCTGCACTCTGAGGCCCTGGGTGATGCCCTGCAG GTAGCCATGAAGCTCAGTGGCTGGCGCTGGAGGGGGCGGCAGGCAATGCGTCTGTATCCCCGAGCTGAGCTGGGCCCAGTGGTGGACACAGTGCTGGCATTGCTGGAGAAACTAGAGGAGGAGGAGAGTGTCCTGGTGGAGGCTGTATGCCCACCTGCCCGGCTGCCCTTCCCAG GCAGCCCCCTGCCTGGCCCTGAGCTGGCTCTGCGTATCTGTGCTGTGGTCTGTCGGACACAGGGTGACAAGCCCCTGCTGAGCAAG GTGGTGTGCAGCGTGGGCCGTGGGGACCGGCCTCTGCGGCACCAGAGCTCCTTGCCACGGACGCTGGAGGCGGCGCTGGCCCAGTGCGGCCTGGGTGAGGCTTCGCAGGTGGCAGTCGTGCGGCAGCGCGTCAAGGCGGCGGCCGAGGCCGCGCTAGCCGCCGTGCTGACCCTGGAGGCCAGCCTGAGCGCTGAGCAGCGCGGCGGGCGCCAGGTCCGCACTGACTTCCTCG GGGTGGACTTCGCCCTGACGGTGGCCGGCCGCGCGCTGACCCCCGTGGCCCTGGAGCTGAACGGAGGCCTGTGTCTGGAGGCGTGTGGCGCGCTCGAAGGGCTGTGGGCCGCGCCGCGCCCGGGGCTGGCAGCCGAGGAGGCGGCGGCCGCGCCGCTGGTGGAGACGATGCTGCGGCGCTCGGCGCGCTGCCTCATGGAGGGAAAACAGCTGCTGCTGCTCGGCGCGGGCGGTGTCAGCAAGAAGTTCGTGTGGGAGGCGGCGCGCGACTACGGGCTCAag CTGCACCTGGTGGACTCAGACCCCAACCACTTTGCGTCCCAGCTAGTGCAGACCTTCATCCACTTCAATATAACAGAGCACCAGAGGGATGAGGAGAACGCACGGGTGCTGGCGGAGCTGGTGCGGGCACGCGGCCTGCAGCTAGACGGCTGCTTTTCCTACTGGGATGACTGCCTCGTGCTCACGGCCTTGCTCTGCCAGGAGCTGGGTCTGCCCTGCAACCCGCCAGCCGCCATGCACGTGGCTAAGCAGAAGAGCCGCACCCAGCTGCACTTGTTGTGCCACCATGGCCCACCCTGGCCTGCACCCTCCCTCTATGCTGTGCCCTGCTGCCCATTGGAGAGCGAGGCCGACGTGGACAGGGCTGTCCGCCAGGTGCCCCTGCCAGGTGTCATGAAGCTGGAGTTTGGGGCGGGTGCAGTGGGTGTACGGCTGGTGGAGGACGCGTCACAGTGCCACGAGCACTTTTCCCGGATCGCCCGAGACCTGCAGGTCGAGGCCGACTACCCCGGCATCGGGCTGGGCTGGGGCAATGCCATGCTGCTGATGGAGTTCATCGAGGGCACCGAGCACGACGTGGATCTGGTGTTGTTTGGGGGGAGACTGCTGGCTGCCTTCGTCTCCGACAATGGCCCCACACGGCTGCCTGGCTTCACTGAGACAGCGGCCTGCATGCCCACTGGGCTGGCACCGGAGCAGGAGGCGCAGCTGGTGCAGGCAGCCTTCCGCTGTTGCCTGGGCTGCGGGCTGCTGGATGGGGTCTTCAACGTGGAGCTCAAGCTGACTAGGGCTGGGCCGCGGCTCATCGAGATCAACCCCCGCATGGGTGGCTTCTACCTGCGAGACTGGATCCTGGAGCTTTATGGTGTGGACCTGCTGCTCGCTGCTGCTATGGTGGCCTGCGGCCTGCGGCCTGCCTTGCCTGCCCACCCACGCGCCCGTGGCCACCTGGTGGGTGTCATGTGCCTGGTGTCTCAGCACCTGCAGGCGCTGAGTTCCACCGCCAGCCGCGAGACCCTACAGGCTCTTCATGACCAGGGCCTGCTGCGTCTCAATCTGCTGGAGGAGACCCTTGTGCCTGGAGAATACGAGGAGCCCTACTGCAGTGTGGCCTGTGCTGGGCCCAGCCCGGCCGAGGCCCGTCTCCGCCTGTTGGGCCTCTGCCAGGGCCTGGGCATCGACGGGCCCCACTATCCCGTTGCCTACTTCTTGTCCCACTTCAAATAG
- the CARNS1 gene encoding carnosine synthase 1 isoform X1, with protein sequence MLSLDPLGPECDSPLDSKDLEEEEGPWGGGSGLPPPGCFHGSWRHDVALDCKGSPEGAEARAWTVYYYSLLQSCLQQAGLPETQDRSQVPRTGCPGAEVTLCILGSPSTFLSLLLEGGVQSPGECVPKFPHPLLQKGQPCPGPATSQNTRQPWQLPAFHRASCPTPSGGGFWEQLPLTTQGPRLEVEGMGALSLPWPATLLPLPTGNMLLCLSPAWLTKVPAPGQPGEAALLVSKAVSFHPGGLTFLDDFVPPRRATYFLAGLGLGPSRGREAAELARDLTCPTGASAELARLLEDRLLTRRLLARQGDVAVPATLAFTYKPPALLRGGDASPGLRLVELNGKEGQETLVKEEVGAFLHSEALGDALQVAMKLSGWRWRGRQAMRLYPRAELGPVVDTVLALLEKLEEEESVLVEAVCPPARLPFPGSPLPGPELALRICAVVCRTQGDKPLLSKVVCSVGRGDRPLRHQSSLPRTLEAALAQCGLGEASQVAVVRQRVKAAAEAALAAVLTLEASLSAEQRGGRQVRTDFLGVDFALTVAGRALTPVALELNGGLCLEACGALEGLWAAPRPGLAAEEAAAAPLVETMLRRSARCLMEGKQLLLLGAGGVSKKFVWEAARDYGLKLHLVDSDPNHFASQLVQTFIHFNITEHQRDEENARVLAELVRARGLQLDGCFSYWDDCLVLTALLCQELGLPCNPPAAMHVAKQKSRTQLHLLCHHGPPWPAPSLYAVPCCPLESEADVDRAVRQVPLPGVMKLEFGAGAVGVRLVEDASQCHEHFSRIARDLQVEADYPGIGLGWGNAMLLMEFIEGTEHDVDLVLFGGRLLAAFVSDNGPTRLPGFTETAACMPTGLAPEQEAQLVQAAFRCCLGCGLLDGVFNVELKLTRAGPRLIEINPRMGGFYLRDWILELYGVDLLLAAAMVACGLRPALPAHPRARGHLVGVMCLVSQHLQALSSTASRETLQALHDQGLLRLNLLEETLVPGEYEEPYCSVACAGPSPAEARLRLLGLCQGLGIDGPHYPVAYFLSHFK encoded by the exons ATG CTGTCCCTGGATCCGCTGGGTCCCGAGTGTGACTCCCCCCTGGACTCCAAGGACCTGGAAGAAGAGGAGGGCCCATGGGGTGGGGGCTCTGGCCTGCCACCCCCAGGCTGCTTCCATGGTTCCTGGCGCCATGACGTGGCCCTGGACTGCAAGGGCTCCCCCGAGGGGGCGGAGGCCCGGGCCTGGACTGTCTACTACTACAGTCTCCTGCAGAGCTGTCTGCAGCAAGCTGGCCTTCCGGAGACCCAAGACCGCAGCCAGGTGCCCCGCACAG GCTGTCCTGGGGCGGAGGTGACCTTGTGCATTCTGGGATCGCCCAGCACCTTTCTGTCTCTGCTGCTGGAGGGTGGGGTCCAGAGCCCGGGTGAGTGTGTGCCCAagttcccccaccccctcctacAGAAagggcagccctgccctggcccgGCCACATCCCAAAATACCCGCCAACCCTGGCAACTGCCTGCATTCCACCGGGCCAGCTGCCCTACTCCGAGTGGGGGTGGGTTCTGGGAGCAGCTGCCCCTGACTACCCAGGGGCCCAGGCTGGAGGTGGAGGGCATGGGGGCATTAAGCCTTCCCTGGCCAGcaaccctcctccctctgcccacaggAAACATGCTCCTTTGCCTGTCCCCTGCCTGGCTGACAAAGGTGCCAGCACCAGGGCAGCCAGGCGAGGCAGCCCTGCTGGTCTCCAAGGCTGTGAGCTTCCACCCGGGGGGCCTGACATTCCTGGATGATTTTGTCCCCCCTCGCCGCGCCACCTACTTCCtggcaggcctggggctggggcctaGCCGGGGTCGAGAGGCAGCTGAGCTCGCTCGCGACCTGACCTGCCCCACAGGAGCCTCAGCCGAGCTGGCCCGGCTGCTGGAGGACCGGCTGCTGACGAGGCGATTGCTAGCTCGGCAGGGTGACGTGGCTGTACCAGCTACCCTGGCTTTCACCTACAAGCCGCCGGCACTGCTGAGGGGAGGGGATGCCAGCCCGGGACTACGGCTGGTGGAGCTGAATGGCAAAGAGGGCCAAGAGACACTGGTGAAGGAGGAAGTAGGGGCTTTTCTGCACTCTGAGGCCCTGGGTGATGCCCTGCAG GTAGCCATGAAGCTCAGTGGCTGGCGCTGGAGGGGGCGGCAGGCAATGCGTCTGTATCCCCGAGCTGAGCTGGGCCCAGTGGTGGACACAGTGCTGGCATTGCTGGAGAAACTAGAGGAGGAGGAGAGTGTCCTGGTGGAGGCTGTATGCCCACCTGCCCGGCTGCCCTTCCCAG GCAGCCCCCTGCCTGGCCCTGAGCTGGCTCTGCGTATCTGTGCTGTGGTCTGTCGGACACAGGGTGACAAGCCCCTGCTGAGCAAG GTGGTGTGCAGCGTGGGCCGTGGGGACCGGCCTCTGCGGCACCAGAGCTCCTTGCCACGGACGCTGGAGGCGGCGCTGGCCCAGTGCGGCCTGGGTGAGGCTTCGCAGGTGGCAGTCGTGCGGCAGCGCGTCAAGGCGGCGGCCGAGGCCGCGCTAGCCGCCGTGCTGACCCTGGAGGCCAGCCTGAGCGCTGAGCAGCGCGGCGGGCGCCAGGTCCGCACTGACTTCCTCG GGGTGGACTTCGCCCTGACGGTGGCCGGCCGCGCGCTGACCCCCGTGGCCCTGGAGCTGAACGGAGGCCTGTGTCTGGAGGCGTGTGGCGCGCTCGAAGGGCTGTGGGCCGCGCCGCGCCCGGGGCTGGCAGCCGAGGAGGCGGCGGCCGCGCCGCTGGTGGAGACGATGCTGCGGCGCTCGGCGCGCTGCCTCATGGAGGGAAAACAGCTGCTGCTGCTCGGCGCGGGCGGTGTCAGCAAGAAGTTCGTGTGGGAGGCGGCGCGCGACTACGGGCTCAag CTGCACCTGGTGGACTCAGACCCCAACCACTTTGCGTCCCAGCTAGTGCAGACCTTCATCCACTTCAATATAACAGAGCACCAGAGGGATGAGGAGAACGCACGGGTGCTGGCGGAGCTGGTGCGGGCACGCGGCCTGCAGCTAGACGGCTGCTTTTCCTACTGGGATGACTGCCTCGTGCTCACGGCCTTGCTCTGCCAGGAGCTGGGTCTGCCCTGCAACCCGCCAGCCGCCATGCACGTGGCTAAGCAGAAGAGCCGCACCCAGCTGCACTTGTTGTGCCACCATGGCCCACCCTGGCCTGCACCCTCCCTCTATGCTGTGCCCTGCTGCCCATTGGAGAGCGAGGCCGACGTGGACAGGGCTGTCCGCCAGGTGCCCCTGCCAGGTGTCATGAAGCTGGAGTTTGGGGCGGGTGCAGTGGGTGTACGGCTGGTGGAGGACGCGTCACAGTGCCACGAGCACTTTTCCCGGATCGCCCGAGACCTGCAGGTCGAGGCCGACTACCCCGGCATCGGGCTGGGCTGGGGCAATGCCATGCTGCTGATGGAGTTCATCGAGGGCACCGAGCACGACGTGGATCTGGTGTTGTTTGGGGGGAGACTGCTGGCTGCCTTCGTCTCCGACAATGGCCCCACACGGCTGCCTGGCTTCACTGAGACAGCGGCCTGCATGCCCACTGGGCTGGCACCGGAGCAGGAGGCGCAGCTGGTGCAGGCAGCCTTCCGCTGTTGCCTGGGCTGCGGGCTGCTGGATGGGGTCTTCAACGTGGAGCTCAAGCTGACTAGGGCTGGGCCGCGGCTCATCGAGATCAACCCCCGCATGGGTGGCTTCTACCTGCGAGACTGGATCCTGGAGCTTTATGGTGTGGACCTGCTGCTCGCTGCTGCTATGGTGGCCTGCGGCCTGCGGCCTGCCTTGCCTGCCCACCCACGCGCCCGTGGCCACCTGGTGGGTGTCATGTGCCTGGTGTCTCAGCACCTGCAGGCGCTGAGTTCCACCGCCAGCCGCGAGACCCTACAGGCTCTTCATGACCAGGGCCTGCTGCGTCTCAATCTGCTGGAGGAGACCCTTGTGCCTGGAGAATACGAGGAGCCCTACTGCAGTGTGGCCTGTGCTGGGCCCAGCCCGGCCGAGGCCCGTCTCCGCCTGTTGGGCCTCTGCCAGGGCCTGGGCATCGACGGGCCCCACTATCCCGTTGCCTACTTCTTGTCCCACTTCAAATAG